A DNA window from Ensifer sp. WSM1721 contains the following coding sequences:
- a CDS encoding cupin domain-containing protein, producing the protein MKIDELMFAESDGVPNNPRLPVLVYNRAIDVSGDAARDFEMRFHANDWGALWRNGVFGYQHYHSQAHEVLGIATGSARLLIGGPAGRELEVAAGDVIVLPAGTGHRRLMASNDFLVVGGYPPGQRGDIQRPPTTEADREAIASVPLPRLDPVLGADGPAVTVWRRAVRA; encoded by the coding sequence ATGAAGATCGATGAGTTGATGTTTGCCGAGAGCGACGGCGTGCCGAACAACCCGCGCCTGCCGGTCCTCGTCTACAATCGCGCGATCGACGTCTCGGGCGACGCCGCGCGGGACTTCGAGATGCGCTTTCACGCCAACGACTGGGGCGCCCTCTGGCGCAACGGCGTCTTCGGCTACCAGCATTATCATTCTCAAGCGCACGAGGTTCTAGGCATTGCCACCGGCAGCGCAAGGCTTCTGATCGGCGGCCCGGCGGGTCGGGAGTTGGAGGTCGCCGCCGGCGATGTCATCGTCCTCCCCGCGGGAACCGGCCATCGTCGGCTCATGGCGAGCAATGATTTCTTGGTCGTCGGCGGCTATCCACCCGGACAACGGGGAGACATTCAGCGCCCTCCCACAACGGAGGCCGACCGCGAGGCAATCGCTTCGGTGCCGCTGCCGCGCCTCGATCCCGTGCTCGGTGCTGATGGTCCCGCCGTCACGGTCTGGCGGCGCGCCGTGCGCGCCTGA
- a CDS encoding UdgX family uracil-DNA binding protein (This protein belongs to the uracil DNA glycosylase superfamily, members of which act in excision repair of DNA. However, it belongs more specifically to UdgX branch, whose founding member was found to bind uracil in DNA (where it does not belong), without cleaving it, appears to promote DNA repair by a pathway involving RecA, rather than base excision.), giving the protein MPKETVKLGPALSGEHADASTIVALRRQAEGCERCDLYKNATQLVFGEGPADARVVLVGEQPGDREDLAGHPFVGPAGRVLDECLHEAGVDRSDCYVTNAVKHFKFEQRGKRRLHSRPNAGEIQRCAWWLGAELDRIHPEIVVALGATALFSLLGRSVGVTRNRGEVIGTPDGYPVLVTIHPSYLLRIRDGGDAAAERARFVKDLAKVAARIG; this is encoded by the coding sequence ATGCCGAAAGAAACTGTGAAACTCGGTCCGGCACTTTCCGGCGAGCACGCGGACGCATCTACGATCGTCGCCTTGAGGCGGCAGGCGGAGGGCTGCGAGCGCTGCGACCTCTACAAGAATGCAACGCAACTCGTCTTCGGCGAGGGCCCGGCAGATGCGCGTGTCGTGCTCGTCGGCGAGCAGCCCGGCGATCGCGAGGATCTTGCCGGGCATCCTTTCGTCGGACCGGCGGGCCGCGTTCTCGACGAATGCCTCCACGAGGCGGGCGTCGATCGCTCGGACTGCTACGTCACCAATGCCGTCAAGCATTTCAAGTTCGAGCAGCGCGGCAAGCGCCGGCTCCATTCGCGCCCCAATGCAGGCGAGATCCAACGTTGCGCCTGGTGGCTCGGCGCGGAACTTGATCGAATTCACCCGGAAATCGTCGTCGCCCTTGGCGCGACGGCGCTGTTCTCGCTGCTTGGGCGCAGCGTCGGGGTCACCCGCAACCGCGGGGAAGTCATCGGAACGCCCGACGGCTACCCAGTGCTCGTCACGATTCACCCGTCCTATCTCCTGAGAATTCGCGACGGTGGCGACGCCGCCGCGGAACGGGCACGCTTCGTGAAAGACCTTGCCAAAGTCGCAGCCCGGATCGGCTAG
- a CDS encoding DUF2934 domain-containing protein, with protein sequence MDNNRDMDTNREELIRRRAYAIWEQEGRPEGQHERHWEQASREMQGVPPDGGGEKREGGEATGASPTPSAPEGIPTKSNRKNNGG encoded by the coding sequence ATGGACAACAACAGGGACATGGATACCAACAGGGAAGAGCTCATCAGGCGCAGGGCCTATGCGATCTGGGAGCAGGAGGGCCGACCGGAAGGCCAGCACGAAAGACATTGGGAGCAAGCGTCGCGAGAAATGCAGGGCGTCCCGCCAGACGGCGGGGGTGAGAAACGCGAAGGCGGGGAAGCAACGGGCGCTTCCCCTACACCGTCGGCGCCCGAAGGAATTCCGACGAAGTCGAATCGCAAGAACAACGGAGGCTGA
- the treZ gene encoding malto-oligosyltrehalose trehalohydrolase yields MRETTAPMAFRKSWGANFIKDDVARFSLWAPDEAAVDLVLDGITHEMRRLHGGWFEISAKARAGNRYWFQLSDGTAVADPASSAQEGEASGASILVDHSAYKWQSTSWRGRPWEETIISELHIGCFTGEGTFRAAIERLPDLAQAGFTAVEIMPVAQFPGARGWGYDGVLHYAPHNAYGTPDDLKGLVDAAHSLGLMVLLDVVYNHFGPEQNHLARYASHFFNKDRPTPWGASIAFEEDAVRRYFIENALYWLGDFRFDGLRLDATDQIRDTSKPHFLVALAHELRQTFAGREIHLVVEDAHRRRSLVARDANGVRPLFDAAWNDDLHNALHVIATGETNGHYRRFAEDPWGDLLAAMTEGVALRAKEDDLSPLRADAGVPPQASVNFLQNHDQIGNRAFGERLVSLVKEERLRVMTAMLMLVPQIPLLFMGEEYGETQPFYFFTDYEGEIAEAIRLGRRGEAENFGGLPPGRTVEDLPDPLDAQQFAESKLRWSRAASPAGKRQLAFTRELAEIRERHVVPLLAGTALPQYRTFPTEEGVIAIEWQFEEALLELRVNLSEETRIIPAIRGQPIFASEAPESSTASGNELSGPGIIVAVAR; encoded by the coding sequence ATGCGAGAAACAACTGCGCCGATGGCTTTCAGGAAAAGCTGGGGCGCCAATTTCATCAAAGACGATGTTGCAAGGTTCAGCCTGTGGGCGCCTGACGAGGCCGCTGTCGACCTCGTGCTCGACGGTATCACCCACGAGATGCGGCGGCTTCATGGCGGATGGTTCGAAATCTCGGCGAAAGCACGCGCGGGCAACCGTTACTGGTTTCAGCTTTCTGACGGCACGGCCGTCGCCGATCCGGCGTCCTCGGCCCAGGAGGGCGAGGCCTCCGGCGCTTCGATCCTCGTCGATCACTCGGCCTATAAGTGGCAAAGCACCTCCTGGCGCGGTCGGCCTTGGGAGGAGACGATCATCTCTGAGCTGCATATCGGCTGCTTCACAGGGGAAGGCACTTTTCGCGCGGCGATCGAGCGTCTTCCGGATCTGGCCCAGGCCGGGTTTACCGCCGTCGAGATCATGCCCGTCGCGCAGTTTCCCGGCGCCCGCGGCTGGGGCTACGACGGCGTCCTGCACTACGCGCCGCACAATGCCTATGGCACGCCGGATGATCTCAAGGGCCTCGTGGATGCGGCACACTCGCTCGGCCTCATGGTCCTCCTCGACGTCGTCTACAACCACTTCGGACCCGAGCAGAACCACCTCGCCCGCTATGCCTCACACTTCTTCAACAAGGATCGCCCCACCCCCTGGGGCGCCTCGATCGCCTTCGAAGAAGACGCTGTCCGGCGCTATTTCATCGAGAACGCGCTCTACTGGCTCGGCGACTTCCGCTTCGACGGGCTGCGCCTCGATGCGACCGATCAGATCCGCGACACGAGCAAGCCGCATTTCCTGGTCGCACTGGCTCACGAGCTCCGGCAGACCTTTGCCGGGCGCGAGATCCATCTCGTCGTCGAGGACGCCCATCGCCGCAGAAGCCTCGTGGCGCGGGATGCGAACGGCGTGCGCCCTCTCTTCGATGCGGCATGGAACGATGACCTCCACAACGCTCTCCATGTCATCGCGACCGGAGAGACCAACGGCCACTATCGGCGCTTCGCCGAAGACCCATGGGGCGACCTTCTGGCCGCCATGACCGAAGGCGTCGCCCTACGGGCGAAGGAAGATGACTTATCACCCTTGCGGGCTGACGCGGGGGTGCCGCCGCAGGCGAGCGTGAATTTTCTGCAGAACCATGACCAGATCGGCAATCGCGCCTTCGGCGAACGCCTGGTATCGCTCGTCAAGGAGGAGCGGCTGCGCGTGATGACGGCGATGCTGATGCTCGTGCCGCAGATTCCCCTGCTTTTCATGGGCGAGGAGTACGGCGAAACCCAGCCGTTTTATTTCTTCACGGACTATGAAGGCGAAATCGCCGAGGCCATTCGGCTGGGCCGCCGGGGGGAAGCTGAGAATTTCGGCGGCCTCCCGCCGGGCAGGACTGTCGAGGATTTGCCCGATCCGCTCGACGCGCAGCAGTTTGCCGAATCGAAGCTGCGCTGGAGCCGCGCCGCGAGCCCGGCCGGCAAGCGGCAGCTCGCTTTCACACGCGAGCTCGCCGAGATCCGTGAGCGCCATGTCGTGCCTTTGCTCGCCGGCACCGCCTTGCCGCAGTACCGGACATTTCCGACGGAGGAGGGCGTGATTGCCATCGAGTGGCAGTTCGAGGAGGCCTTGCTTGAACTGCGCGTCAATCTTTCGGAGGAAACGAGGATAATTCCCGCGATCCGCGGCCAACCGATCTTCGCGAGTGAAGCACCCGAGAGCAGCACTGCGAGCGGGAACGAGTTGAGCGGTCCGGGCATTATCGTGGCCGTGGCGCGCTAG
- the glgX gene encoding glycogen debranching protein GlgX — protein MNVAFSELDFIKPELGAEYTGQGTHFAVFSAHAEKIELCLFSEDGRETARLPLPKREGDIWSGYIEGIGPGTLYGYRAHGPYDPHNGHRFNPNKLLIDPYAKQVAGEFVWDDALFGYTIGSADGDLSFDERDSAPFMVKGVVQDPDFDWAGEEAIRRPWTETIIYEAHVRGMTMTHPMVPDELRGTFLGMASDPIVEHLLKLGISAVELMPAQYFLDDRYLVERGLTNYWGYQPLGFFAPHPRYLKGGRITEFKTMVKKFHAAGIEVLMDVVYNHTAEGSERGPTLSFRGLDNLSYYRQSPEKLRHTYDTTGTGNTLNVAHPLVLRMVLDSLRYWVGAMHIDGFRFDLASTLGREYMEFDREGGFFDAIRQDPMLAGVKLIAEPWDIGEGGYQLGGFPPPFREWNDRFRDDVRRFWKGDAGMIPALAQRLLGSPVEFRHSDRAATSSINLVSAHDGFTLLDTVSYGEKHNEANGEENRDGHPENHSDNMGAEGATEDPAINAARRRRRLAMLATLMVSQGVPMMLGGDELANSQRGNNNAYCQDNEIGWLDWQAADEDFLDLCRKLISFRKEHPVLRQERFLDGEPDENGRVEIAWYKADASPMDEGAWQNGELRLIGAWLRRAATAEAAPAGEMFLVLNAGPDCEIALPRAQHAEGWRRVLCTAADDVRGTHGAADREVIPAQSIAAFVPHATGSTAPA, from the coding sequence ATGAATGTTGCGTTCTCGGAACTGGATTTCATCAAACCCGAGCTCGGTGCCGAATATACCGGGCAAGGCACGCATTTCGCCGTTTTCTCCGCGCATGCTGAAAAGATCGAGCTCTGCCTGTTTTCCGAAGACGGCAGGGAAACGGCGCGGCTGCCGCTGCCGAAGCGTGAGGGCGATATCTGGTCCGGCTATATCGAGGGGATCGGCCCGGGCACCCTCTACGGCTATCGCGCCCACGGCCCCTATGATCCGCACAACGGTCATCGCTTCAATCCGAACAAGCTGCTCATCGACCCCTATGCCAAACAGGTCGCCGGGGAATTCGTCTGGGACGACGCGCTCTTCGGCTACACCATCGGCAGCGCGGACGGCGATCTTTCTTTCGATGAGCGCGATAGCGCCCCTTTCATGGTCAAGGGCGTCGTCCAGGATCCGGATTTCGACTGGGCGGGTGAAGAAGCAATCCGCCGTCCGTGGACGGAAACGATCATCTACGAGGCCCATGTTCGCGGCATGACCATGACCCATCCCATGGTCCCCGACGAGCTGCGCGGCACGTTCCTCGGCATGGCCAGCGACCCGATCGTCGAGCATCTGTTGAAGCTCGGGATCTCGGCGGTCGAACTGATGCCGGCGCAGTATTTTCTCGACGACAGGTACCTGGTCGAGCGGGGGCTCACGAACTACTGGGGATATCAGCCGCTCGGCTTCTTCGCGCCGCATCCGCGTTATCTCAAAGGCGGCCGCATCACCGAATTCAAGACGATGGTCAAGAAATTCCATGCCGCCGGCATCGAAGTGCTGATGGACGTCGTCTACAACCATACCGCCGAAGGATCGGAACGAGGTCCGACCTTGAGTTTCCGCGGGCTCGACAACTTGAGCTATTATCGCCAGTCGCCCGAGAAGCTGCGGCACACTTACGACACGACGGGGACTGGCAACACGCTCAACGTCGCTCATCCCCTGGTCCTGCGCATGGTGCTCGACAGCCTGCGCTACTGGGTCGGCGCCATGCATATCGACGGGTTCCGTTTCGACCTCGCGAGCACGCTCGGTCGTGAATACATGGAGTTCGATCGAGAGGGCGGCTTCTTCGATGCCATCAGGCAGGACCCGATGCTTGCGGGCGTCAAGCTCATCGCGGAACCCTGGGATATCGGGGAGGGCGGATATCAGCTCGGCGGCTTTCCGCCCCCATTTCGCGAGTGGAACGACCGGTTCCGCGATGATGTCCGGCGCTTCTGGAAGGGCGATGCAGGAATGATACCGGCGCTCGCCCAACGCCTACTCGGTTCGCCGGTCGAGTTCCGCCACTCGGACCGCGCCGCGACCTCGTCGATCAACCTCGTAAGCGCGCATGACGGCTTCACGCTGCTGGATACGGTTTCCTACGGCGAGAAGCACAACGAGGCGAACGGCGAGGAAAACCGCGACGGCCATCCGGAGAACCACTCGGACAATATGGGGGCCGAAGGCGCGACGGAGGACCCGGCGATCAATGCGGCCCGCAGGCGGCGACGCCTCGCCATGCTGGCAACGCTGATGGTCAGCCAGGGTGTCCCGATGATGCTCGGCGGCGACGAGTTGGCAAACAGCCAGCGAGGCAACAACAATGCCTATTGCCAGGACAACGAGATCGGCTGGCTCGACTGGCAGGCGGCGGACGAGGACTTTCTGGACCTCTGTCGCAAGCTCATTTCCTTCCGCAAGGAGCATCCCGTCCTGCGTCAGGAACGATTTCTCGATGGTGAACCCGACGAAAACGGCCGCGTCGAAATAGCGTGGTACAAGGCCGACGCCAGCCCGATGGACGAGGGGGCGTGGCAGAACGGCGAGTTGCGCCTGATCGGCGCCTGGCTGCGTCGCGCGGCCACCGCGGAAGCTGCCCCGGCGGGCGAGATGTTCCTTGTCCTCAACGCCGGCCCCGATTGCGAGATCGCACTCCCTCGAGCGCAGCACGCCGAGGGGTGGCGGCGCGTGCTCTGCACCGCCGCCGACGACGTCCGTGGCACGCACGGCGCCGCGGATCGGGAGGTCATTCCGGCGCAGAGCATCGCTGCTTTCGTTCCGCATGCGACCGGATCGACGGCGCCGGCTTGA
- a CDS encoding chemotaxis protein CheB produces the protein MDQELDPPIVGIGASAGGVQALQTFFDLMPSDTNAAFVVIVHLDPNTRSELASILASRTQMPVTQVEDRARLESNHVYVIPPNRRLKIADGTIAALPFQEEARSARAPIDLFFRSLAEEHGTGFAVVLTGAGADGTVGVKAIKEAGGIVLVQDPNEAEYASMPRSAIATEVADVVLPVRELPERLAELLASREHLPSGRVRSDEHDLIARILAHVRGRTGHDFSQYKRATILRRISRRAQVTRKESLDDYFSYMRENPEEAQALFNDFLISVTTFFRDPAAFKSLAENVVPQLFDGKEAGDSIRVWVAGCASGEEAYTIGILLLEEAARRGFSPEIQVFGSDLDTRALGIAREGRYPATIEGDLTEERLRRFFQREGNQYRIRRELREVVLFANHSLLRDPPFSHLDMISCRNLLIYLDRQLQQQVCSTFHYALNPGGFLFLGSSESAEHPGGLYRTVDRESRIYRAVAGNGDRRPVLPVLLATHQPERAPTIARPQAQGGHIGDAAVHRQMLEKIAPPSMLVDESHHAVHLSENAGRFLRPSGGPVSTDATDLVREEFRFDLRAALHRAFERNEATLSMPILAELDREQHRVYLQVKPVVQGADRTRYALVLFIEGETIDKTEEVVLETLDGRATINQTIRQLREELQLAHNRLRAMRQESDTATEDLRAANEELQSMNEEYRSTAEELETSKEELQSINEELQTVNNELKLKLESVSRAHSDLQNLMAATDIATLFLSPSLRIQRFTPRLMEIFSVTASDEGRPITDFTHHLQYDQLADDARSVLEKLAPIEHEVKSRNNGWYLVRMRPYRTIEDKIDGVVVTFVDITERRHAEEAVRQSAQRLDQEMRLVELSRSPIFVWEYDGGVTQWNRGSEELYGYTKEEALGKRKEKLLKTIVPGASFEALRQSLLEKGRWSGELRHTTKDGRVLTVESHLELMPLGDRRLVLESTRDITDQKRWERRRQLLLGEMSHRVKNTLAVVQSLARQTLRTADSHEDFVERFDGRLSALASSHKLLVDSEWAGAELAALALSQLEAYAGGDPRRLKIKGDSVTLAPEIATPFGLVLHELAANAAKYGALSTPQGRVTLSWKLNQGNNGRRLTVVWKERGGPPVEPPAKQGFGGVLIEKGLPGAAAQRDFEREGVVCTMEIELPEIPDNGSEF, from the coding sequence ATGGACCAGGAATTGGACCCGCCGATCGTCGGGATCGGAGCTTCGGCAGGTGGTGTCCAGGCTCTGCAGACTTTCTTCGACCTCATGCCATCCGACACGAATGCGGCCTTTGTCGTAATTGTCCACCTCGATCCCAACACCAGAAGCGAGCTGGCGAGCATCCTGGCATCACGCACGCAAATGCCAGTCACACAGGTCGAGGACCGGGCTCGCCTCGAAAGCAACCATGTCTACGTGATACCACCGAACCGACGGCTGAAAATCGCCGATGGCACTATCGCCGCGCTCCCGTTCCAAGAAGAAGCGCGTTCCGCGCGCGCTCCAATCGATCTTTTCTTTCGATCGCTGGCCGAGGAACACGGAACTGGATTTGCCGTTGTACTGACCGGCGCCGGGGCCGATGGGACAGTCGGCGTCAAGGCCATCAAGGAAGCAGGCGGCATCGTGCTCGTGCAGGATCCCAACGAGGCGGAATACGCCTCAATGCCTCGGAGTGCCATCGCCACGGAGGTCGCGGATGTCGTGCTGCCCGTTCGCGAGCTGCCCGAGCGGCTGGCCGAACTGCTCGCCAGTCGCGAACATCTTCCCTCCGGCCGTGTGCGCTCCGACGAGCATGATCTGATCGCGCGGATTCTGGCGCATGTGCGCGGCCGAACCGGACACGATTTCTCCCAGTACAAACGCGCGACCATACTGCGTCGCATCTCCCGGCGGGCGCAGGTCACCAGAAAGGAATCTCTTGACGACTACTTCAGCTATATGCGCGAGAACCCCGAGGAGGCGCAGGCTCTATTCAACGACTTCCTGATTTCGGTCACGACGTTTTTCCGCGATCCGGCGGCGTTCAAGTCGCTGGCGGAAAACGTCGTTCCGCAACTGTTTGACGGAAAGGAGGCCGGCGACAGTATCCGGGTCTGGGTCGCGGGCTGCGCCAGCGGCGAGGAAGCCTACACGATCGGCATCCTTCTGCTCGAGGAGGCGGCACGCCGAGGCTTCTCGCCGGAAATCCAGGTCTTCGGCTCCGACCTCGATACCCGGGCTCTTGGAATTGCGCGCGAAGGGCGATACCCCGCGACAATCGAAGGCGATCTGACTGAGGAACGATTGCGCCGGTTCTTTCAGCGGGAAGGCAATCAGTACCGGATACGCCGTGAGCTGCGGGAGGTCGTCCTCTTCGCCAACCACAGCCTGCTTAGAGACCCGCCCTTCTCCCATCTCGACATGATTTCCTGTCGGAACCTTCTGATCTATCTCGATCGGCAGCTTCAACAACAGGTGTGCAGCACGTTTCATTATGCCCTCAACCCCGGCGGTTTCCTCTTCCTTGGATCGTCGGAAAGTGCTGAGCACCCGGGAGGGCTCTACCGCACGGTCGATCGCGAGTCACGCATCTACCGGGCTGTGGCAGGCAACGGTGATCGCCGCCCGGTTCTGCCGGTACTGCTTGCCACCCATCAGCCGGAAAGGGCACCGACGATCGCGCGCCCACAGGCGCAGGGAGGCCACATAGGCGACGCGGCCGTGCATCGCCAGATGCTGGAAAAGATCGCGCCGCCGAGCATGCTGGTGGATGAAAGTCATCACGCCGTTCATCTTTCCGAAAATGCCGGCCGATTTCTCCGACCGTCGGGTGGGCCTGTCAGTACCGATGCCACGGATCTCGTGCGCGAGGAGTTTCGTTTCGATCTGAGGGCGGCCCTGCATCGTGCCTTCGAGCGTAACGAGGCCACTTTGAGCATGCCGATCCTCGCCGAGCTCGACCGGGAGCAGCACCGCGTCTACCTGCAAGTGAAGCCCGTCGTTCAAGGAGCCGATCGCACGCGGTATGCCCTGGTGCTGTTCATCGAAGGCGAGACGATCGACAAAACGGAGGAAGTCGTTCTGGAGACGCTCGATGGGCGCGCGACCATCAATCAGACGATCCGCCAATTGCGGGAGGAATTGCAACTCGCCCACAACCGGCTTCGCGCGATGAGACAGGAGTCCGACACTGCCACCGAGGACTTGCGGGCGGCCAACGAAGAGCTTCAATCGATGAACGAGGAATATCGTTCAACGGCGGAGGAACTCGAGACGAGCAAGGAAGAACTCCAATCCATCAACGAAGAGCTGCAAACGGTCAACAACGAGCTCAAACTCAAGTTGGAAAGTGTATCGCGGGCTCACAGCGACCTGCAGAATCTGATGGCGGCCACCGACATTGCTACGCTTTTCCTCAGCCCGTCACTCCGTATCCAGCGTTTCACGCCGCGTCTGATGGAGATATTCAGTGTAACTGCGAGTGACGAAGGACGGCCGATCACCGACTTTACCCATCATCTTCAATATGACCAATTGGCCGATGACGCACGTTCCGTGCTGGAGAAACTCGCCCCGATCGAACATGAGGTGAAGAGCCGCAACAACGGCTGGTATCTTGTGCGGATGCGGCCCTACCGGACCATCGAAGACAAGATCGATGGCGTCGTGGTGACCTTTGTCGACATCACTGAGCGTCGCCACGCCGAGGAGGCGGTGAGGCAGAGCGCACAACGCCTCGATCAGGAGATGCGGCTCGTCGAACTCTCACGCTCACCCATATTCGTCTGGGAATACGACGGGGGAGTCACGCAGTGGAACCGCGGCAGCGAGGAGCTCTACGGCTACACGAAAGAGGAGGCCCTCGGGAAAAGAAAGGAGAAGTTGCTCAAGACGATTGTCCCCGGCGCGTCATTCGAGGCGCTCAGGCAGTCCCTTCTCGAAAAGGGTCGCTGGAGCGGCGAGTTGCGTCACACCACGAAAGATGGTCGTGTTCTGACCGTTGAAAGCCATCTCGAGCTCATGCCTCTCGGCGATCGCCGCCTCGTTCTTGAGAGCACGCGCGACATCACCGATCAGAAGCGTTGGGAGCGGCGGCGACAGCTCCTGCTCGGTGAAATGAGCCACCGCGTGAAGAACACGCTCGCGGTTGTGCAATCGCTGGCGCGCCAGACGCTGCGCACCGCCGATTCGCACGAGGACTTCGTCGAACGCTTCGACGGGCGGCTCTCGGCACTTGCAAGCTCTCATAAGCTTCTCGTCGATTCCGAATGGGCCGGTGCCGAATTGGCCGCTCTGGCCCTCAGTCAGCTCGAGGCTTATGCAGGTGGCGATCCGCGCCGGCTGAAAATCAAGGGGGACTCGGTGACGCTGGCGCCGGAAATTGCCACCCCCTTCGGTCTTGTCCTCCACGAACTCGCTGCGAACGCCGCGAAATACGGCGCTCTTTCGACACCGCAGGGACGTGTAACGCTAAGCTGGAAGCTCAACCAAGGGAACAACGGCCGTCGGCTGACCGTTGTCTGGAAAGAACGCGGCGGGCCACCAGTCGAGCCCCCGGCCAAACAAGGCTTCGGTGGTGTTCTGATCGAAAAGGGTCTGCCGGGCGCAGCTGCCCAACGTGATTTCGAGCGCGAAGGCGTCGTTTGCACGATGGAGATCGAGCTGCCGGAGATTCCGGACAATGGATCGGAGTTCTGA
- a CDS encoding CBS domain-containing protein: protein MHVSEIMTRDVVLADPNDTIASVARQMADNDIGFMPVGDHDRLVGMITDRDIVVRGVADGLDPQARVADVMSTDVKYCFEDDEVDDVARNMGDIQVRRLPVVNRDKRLVGIVSLADAAREQPSVAGSGLKGVTTPGGSHNQTERGG from the coding sequence ATGCATGTATCGGAAATCATGACCAGAGACGTCGTACTGGCCGACCCCAACGACACGATCGCCTCCGTCGCGCGGCAGATGGCGGACAACGACATCGGCTTCATGCCCGTCGGAGACCATGACCGCCTGGTCGGCATGATAACAGATAGAGACATCGTCGTTCGCGGTGTGGCGGATGGTCTCGACCCGCAGGCGCGCGTCGCAGACGTCATGAGCACAGACGTCAAATATTGCTTCGAGGACGACGAGGTGGACGATGTCGCGCGCAATATGGGCGATATCCAGGTCCGCCGCCTGCCGGTTGTCAATCGCGACAAACGGTTGGTGGGGATCGTCTCGCTTGCCGACGCCGCCCGCGAACAGCCGTCGGTCGCCGGCTCGGGCCTTAAGGGAGTAACGACTCCCGGTGGCTCGCACAATCAGACCGAACGGGGCGGCTGA
- a CDS encoding glutathione S-transferase: MAYKLYYWDGIPGRGEFVRLALEEAGADYVDVAREPGGTTAMLKLMKDAGGATVPLAPPFLMDGDRIISHVANILLYLGPRLGLAPEEEDLRYAANGLQLTITDFVAEIHDTHHPIGVSLYYEEQKPEALRRSANFLSERLPMFLGYFERVLVQNPTGHKHIVGNRLSYVDLSLFQVIEGLRYAFPKAMGGFEVNIPALIALHDAVAARPRIGSYLASDRRLSFNESCVFRHYPKLDRQS, from the coding sequence ATGGCTTACAAACTCTATTACTGGGATGGCATTCCCGGCCGCGGCGAATTCGTACGCCTGGCGCTCGAAGAGGCCGGCGCGGATTACGTCGATGTTGCGCGCGAGCCCGGCGGCACGACGGCAATGTTGAAACTGATGAAAGACGCAGGCGGCGCGACGGTGCCCCTCGCGCCGCCGTTCCTGATGGACGGCGACCGCATCATATCTCATGTCGCCAACATCCTGCTCTATCTCGGCCCGCGGCTCGGCCTTGCCCCCGAGGAGGAGGACCTCAGATACGCCGCCAACGGCCTGCAACTGACGATCACCGATTTCGTTGCGGAAATCCACGACACGCACCACCCCATCGGTGTCTCGCTCTATTACGAGGAGCAGAAACCGGAGGCGCTGCGGCGATCGGCCAACTTTCTCTCGGAGCGTCTACCGATGTTCCTTGGCTATTTTGAACGTGTGCTCGTCCAGAATCCGACGGGGCACAAACACATCGTCGGCAACCGGCTGAGCTATGTCGATCTTTCGCTCTTCCAGGTGATAGAAGGCCTGCGCTACGCGTTTCCCAAAGCAATGGGCGGCTTTGAGGTCAACATTCCCGCGCTGATCGCCTTGCACGACGCCGTTGCGGCGCGGCCGAGGATTGGCAGCTATCTAGCCTCGGATCGGCGGTTGTCCTTCAACGAGTCCTGCGTCTTTCGCCACTATCCAAAGCTCGACCGGCAATCCTGA
- a CDS encoding DUF3175 domain-containing protein, translating to MSKKHEKKNKWSQEVTEHSDALDLEPGVFKLEDPKEIAHSLKRSAEESDRRKSSPFRSAMSMLTFYVNRAGAGLSRKQKGVLEKAKNELRKDFGREPK from the coding sequence ATGAGCAAAAAGCATGAGAAGAAAAACAAATGGTCGCAGGAGGTGACCGAGCATAGCGACGCGCTGGACCTTGAGCCCGGAGTTTTCAAATTGGAGGATCCCAAGGAGATCGCGCATTCCTTGAAACGCTCGGCGGAAGAGAGCGATCGCCGCAAATCAAGCCCATTCCGCTCTGCCATGTCGATGCTGACGTTCTATGTCAACAGGGCAGGTGCGGGATTGAGCCGCAAGCAGAAGGGTGTGCTCGAAAAGGCGAAGAACGAGCTCAGAAAGGATTTCGGCCGCGAGCCCAAATGA